One window of Ziziphus jujuba cultivar Dongzao chromosome 5, ASM3175591v1 genomic DNA carries:
- the LOC132803930 gene encoding cytochrome P450 714C2-like, whose protein sequence is MEKELIAMATNMIASVFLAGFLMVFLYLYECLFLKPKRLRSKFEKQGIKGPSPSIFLGNIPEIKKIQLKLQNSSSSTKTTKPAHDDHQPASNSFIPVIVHDWPSTIFSHLYQWLAQYGPNFIYSTGNIHLLCITDAEVVKELSHCTSLSLGKPSYQPKERGPLLGQGIATSNGPIWAHQRKIIAPEFYFDKVKGMVNIMVESTSSMLRSWETKIKSEKGGIAEIKIDEDLKNLSADIISRACFGSNYSQGEQIFLKLRTLQNIMSKKFNGIPGSRYMPTKTNREIWRLEKEIQTMILQLVKHREETTYEKDLLQMILEGAKNYGDIDRQCLGMTRDKFIVDNCKTIYLAGHETIATTASWSLMLLAANPEWQARARAEVLKICRGGIPDADMLPSMKTLSMVIYETLRLYPPSAFVIRETFQDIKLKDIVIPKGTNIQIPIAILHHIPNLWGPDAKEFNPQRFQNGIPGASKIPQAFIPFGVGTRICVGQRLALTQLKLILSLILSNFSFSLSPSYQHSPTCRLFIEPRNGINLQVRRL, encoded by the exons atggaaaaagagCTCATAGCAATGGCAACAAATATGATAGCCTCTGTGTTTCTTGCTGggtttttaatggtttttttatATCTCTATGAGTGTTTGTTTTTGAAGCCAAAAAGACTTAGATCAAAGTTTGAGAAGCAAGGAATCAAAGGGCCTTCACCATCAATTTTCTTGGGAAATATACCAGAAATCAAGAAGATCCAGCTCAAGCTTCAAAACTCTTCAtcatcaacaaaaacaacaaaaccagCTCATGATGATCATCAACCAGCCTCTAATTCTTTCATTCCTGTTATTGTCCATGACTGGCCTTCAACCATCTTTTCTCATCTTTATCAATGGCTAGCTCAATATg GGCCGAATTTCATATATTCAACAGGAAATATACATCTCTTGTGCATCACAGATGCAGAGGTGGTGAAAGAACTAAGCCATTGCACATCTTTGAGCTTAGGGAAGCCTTCCTATCAGCCCAAGGAACGTGGGCCACTATTGGGCCAGGGTATTGCAACTTCAAATGGGCCTATTTGGGCCCATCAAAGAAAGATTATTGCtcctgaattttactttgacaaGGTTAAG GGCATGGTGAACATAATGGTGGAGTCTACATCGTCCATGCTAAGATCTTGGGAGACTAAAATCAAAAGTGAGAAAGGAGGAATTGCAGAGATCAAAATTGATGAAGATTTGAAAAACTTATCAGCAGATATAATTTCAAGAGCCTGTTTTGGAAGCAATTATTCACAAGGGGAACAAATTTTCTTGAAACTTAGAACCCTCCAAAACATCATGTCCAAGAAATTCAATGGCATTCCTGGTTCAAG atatatgccaACCAAGACCAACAGAGAGATTTGGAGATTAGAGAAAGAGATCCAAACAATGATCTTACAACTGGTAAAACATAGAGAAGAAACAACTTATGAGAAAGATCTTTTGCAAATGATTTTGGAGGGTGCCAAAAATTATGGTGATATTGATAGGCAGTGTTTGGGAATGACTCGGGACAAGTTCATAGTAGATAACTGCAAGACTATTTACTTAGCTGGCCATGAAACCATCGCTACCACGGCTTCATGGAGCTTGATGCTTCTGGCTGCAAATCCAGAATGGCAAGCTCGTGCTCGAGCTGAGGTGCTCAAGATTTGCAGGGGAGGCATTCCAGACGCCGATATGCTCCCGAGCATGAAAACA CTTTCAATGGTGATTTATGAAACACTCAGACTCTACCCACCATCAGCTTTCGTCATAAGGGAAACTTTTCAAGATATCAAACTCAAAGACATTGTGATACCAAAAGGGACTAACATCCAGATTCCAATAGCAATTCTGCATCATATTCCAAATCTATGGGGTCCTGATGCCAAAGAGTTCAATCCACAAAGGTTTCAGAATGGAATACCTGGAGCTTCCAAAATTCCTCAGGCTTTTATACCATTTGGAGTTGGAACTCGAATTTGTGTTGGCCAGCGCTTAGCCCTCACACAGCTGAAGCTGATTCTATCTCTTATACTTTCcaacttttctttctctctctcaccttcatatcaacattctcccacttgcaGGTTATTTATTGAACCTAGAAATGGAATCAATCTCCAAGTAAGAAGATTGTGA